The sequence AGCCCCGTCCTGCTCATGTCCCCGTGGGAGGCAGAGTGCTCAGCCTCTGTCCTTCTCCCCAGCGGTCAGTGGCTGCATCTCGTGCTCGGAGATCCTCTGTGATTTCAAGGCTCCCTTGAACATCAAGGACAAGGTGAGATCCCTCTGCTCCTCACCCTGCCATGCTGCGCAGTGCAGCAAGGGactgggctggggctgcctctgaaatgcagcagcttCTGGGGTGGAATGCAGCAGCTGGCAGTACCTTGGGTTCCTGGGGTGAAAACACACCATGAAGTGGGATGTGGAAATCTGGGAGATAACAGGAGCAGGGTGCCCCATGGGGAAATCTGAGCCTCGTCTGCACATCCTCACCCAACCTGACCTTGCCCAGGATGGCTCCACGCCGCTGATCCTTGCTGCCAAGATGAGCCACTCAGAGCTGTGCCGGTACCTGCTGCACCGCGGCGCAGCTGTCAACAGCCGGGACTTGCAGGGGAGGTGAGTCTgcactgggggggactgggggtgGATGGCAAGACAGAGGAAATGGGCCCCCTCACCTCTGCTCTCACTGCTCTGCTCaggacagccttgatgctggCCTGCGAGAATGGCAGCGTGGAGACAGTGGAGGTGCTCGTCAACGCTGGTGCCCGGGTGGCTGTGGTGGACTCCACAGGTCACGATGCCACGCACTACAGCCTGGCCACGGGCAATGCTCTTATCCAGCACTTCCTGCAAGAAGCTGCTCCACGCCAGTCCTGGGCCAGCGGTAAGGCAGCCGTGCTACCCTGGTGCTCCTTGTCTACAGGGGATGGACCCACGAGGGTGTTTTCACCCTGCAGGGTGCTTtggggcagagctgtctctaaCCCATGGCTGGAAGAGGCTGAGCAAGGGGTGGGGGCATATGTCCCCTTTTCCCATGCGCTGGGGGTGCCTTTGCCCATGCTGTTGCCGGCCGAGGGCTGGGAGGTGGTGCTGAGCCTTCGTTGCCTGTCTCACTGTGTGCACATGCTTGCGTGTACATGTTCACACGTGTTTGCAAGCATGGGGGAATAAGTGCATGTGTGTATCAGCCAGTGTGTTTGTACATGTCTGTGTGTGCCTGCCTGTGTGCATGTGCCTCCCCGTGTCCGCACATGGGTGTGCGCCCCTGTGATTACACATCCATGTATATCCCCATATTTGTCTGTCTGCGTGTGTCCCTTATATGCACATGTGGCCCCtgggcatgtgtgtgtgtgtttgtgcccCTTGAGTGCCCACGCCCGTATGAGCACATGCAGGGGTGCCCCTGCACCCACAtgggctctgcctgctgtgcCCACCCCTACAATCCCCTAAACCTTccaaatttctctttcttcctgctctgccccacagAAGAGGAATCAACCGAGCAGACGTCCCAGGTAAGGGCCTGCCTGTCTGCCCACCTCTCATCAGGGCTGGCCTGGTCTCAgcccctggggtggggggtccccaggAGCCCTGGGGCTCTCCAAGGTGGCGATGGGTCAGGAAGGAGGAAAGCCACTTTATATGTGATGTCCTCTCTACCCTGGTGTCTCTGCAGACGTCTTCGCCCAGCCAGTTATCCGTCAGGGAGAAGAGCAGCACCccaaggaagaggaaagcccctctgcctcccctgggCACCCCCAGCCAGGTGAGAGAGGGGTCCCCCTTAGCTCCATGTCCGCACCCAGCTTGGCAGGCACAGGGTAGCCAAACTATGGCCGGCTCAGGCAAACTTCTCCAGCTTTGCCTGCCCCTTCAGTGGAGGTGACGCTCACGGGCTGGCCTGAGCTGCAGTGGAGGCTTCATCCCCACTCCTGGGGTGCATGCAGCACCCCAGGCCCCAAGCATGTGCTGTTGGCAGGGCAGAGGCTATGAGCCCCTGTCTATCCACCCTGTGGGCCCAAAACACCCCTCACCtggggggctgtgctggcatTGGGGGGTCCATGCCCTGCCAGagcctttccttctctctctggtGTCAAAAAGCACCCTGCACACCCTGGAGTGTGGCTCGCCCATGGGGGCACGTAGTGCCTGGAGAGCTGCCGCTGAGCCTGGCTGGGCTCAGCCTGCCGCAGCCCCCCTGGTGAGGATGAGCAGGAGGGCGCCGACAGCGCAGAGGGGGCTGGCAGTGCCTGGCACTGAGGCTTGGCAGCTGCTCATCTGCAGGAGGACCGGGATGCCTACGAGGAGATTGTGCGGCTGCGGCAGGAGCGGGCCCAGTTCTTGCAAAAGATCCGGGGCttggagcagcaggagaagcagagaCGGGAGGTACCAGTGAGCCGCAGGGTCGCTGGGGAGATGCCACCATGTCCCTcgggagcagagcaggcaggagggatggggacagcatTTATCCctccctgttttctctttgtgtcCTGCTAGCGGGCAGAGCTGGACGAGGGCTCCTTGCGCTCCATGGAGAAGCAGGTGAGGCCAGCGAAGAGGTCATGGGTGCCCTCAGCTCTCTTGAGGGGTCCTGGTGCTTGGGGATGCTATTGGGACTCTGGTGGGAGCAAAGGGGACCCTGTGTCTGTGTCCTGCCGCACAGATCCAGGAGCTAGAGGAGCGGCTGGCGGCGCGGGATGGtgagaaggagcagctgggCAAGGAGGTGGAGGCTCTGCGGAGCCGCTTGTCCTCACTGGAGGTAGGTGCAGGTAGCAGCTGGCAGTGCCAGGGGCTGGGGTGCGTGGGGGCTGACCACCACTCTGCACCCCCAGAATGAGAAGGAGAACACGAGCTATGACATCGAGACACTGCAGGATGAGGAGGGAGACCCGCTTGAGTTCCCAGGTAGGTCCCTGCCGGCCTCCTGAGATCCCCATGGGGCTGGGCAGCCCTCGGGGAGGTGGCACCCTGCAGCGGGGAATGGGGGCATGGGTGGGCATGGCACCGGAGTCCCTGTGCCCTgcaggggcagagctgctgctctccaaGAAGACACTGAGCCCCTCGGCCGAGGagctgctggccacgctgcagGGGCAGGTGCAGTCCCTCACCGTGCAGAACAAGGAGCTGAGGGAGAAAATACAGGCAAGTGTCCGTCTGTCAGTCTGTCCCTCCCTGCCTCTGGCCCCTGGTGGCTTCACCATCTCCTTGGCAGGTGCTGGAGAACTACGAGCGGGACGAAAGCAACCCATCCACCCCAGGGGACTTCGTGCCTGCCAGCCTCTACAATGCCCTCCAACGTGAGCTGGAGCAGTTGCGGGCACAGCGCTTGGATACAAGGGACGAGGCCGGTGGGCAGCCGGAGAGGCAGACCGGTGCCTCGGAGCAAACCCCGGAGCAAATCGGGGAGGGAAGCATGGCGCAGCGGCTTGCCGAGGAGCCAGCCTGGACCTGGGGCGAGTGCAAGGCAGCGCTGGGCGAGCTGCAGGTGCCTCACATGCAGACCTCCTCCTCGGTGGCCAAGCGGGAGGCCAGCGCTGAGCTGGCGGAGGCCCGGGCAGCCCTGCGGCAGATGCAGGCGGCGCTGGAGGAGCGGGAGCAGCGGGTGAAGGAGCTGCAGGCACGTTTGGACGCCGGCGCGGAGGCCGCGGAGGCGACGGCCTCCCTGGGAGCCTCCCTGGAGGAGGCATCGAGGGAGAAGGAGGCCTTGCTGGAGCGCTGCGGCCGGGCAGAGGCGGAGGCGGAGGCCCTGCGGCGGGAGCTGGAGGCCAAGACGCGGGACTGGCGGGCGGCCGGCGgcccggagccggagccgggggTACTGGAGCGACGGGTGGCGGAGCTAGTGCAGCAACACGAGGAGGTGACGgcccagctggggcagctgcGGGAGACGCTGGGTCGCAGGGAAGCCGAGCTGGGCACCCTGCGGGAGCAGCTGGCCGCCCGGCCGGTGGGGCGTCGGGAGCACGAGGAGGCCCTGGCGCGGCTGCGGCAGGCGCAAGCGGAGGCGGAAGGCCGGGTGCCGCGGGAGGAGCACGCCCGGGCCACGGCGGCGCTGGAGGAGCAGGCGCAGGCGCTGCGGGAGCGGGCGGCCCGGCtggaggcggcggcggaggccAAGGGGCGCGAGGCTGCCCGGCTGGAGGCCGAACTGGCGGCGGCGGTGCCGCGGGGAGAGCACGAGGCGGCGCAGGCGGGACTGCGGGCCGAGGCGGCGGCGCTGGCCCAGCGGCTGGACGAGCTCTCGCGGCGGCACGAGAAGACGTGCGAGGAGGTGTTTCGGGTGCAGCGGCAGGCCCTCTTCATGAAGAGCGAGCGGCAGGCGGCAGAGGAGCGCCTGGCCGCCGCGCAGAAGCAGCTGGCAGAGGCGCAGGATGAGGCGCGGCGGATGCAGGAGCTCCACGGCCACGCTGAGGACTCGGCACGGCTGgtcagggacagggacaggaagGTAGGGGACAGGGAAGAGGTGTCGGGATTTAGTGAGGAGCTCCTGGGAGGGGAAACGGGTGGCCCGGGTGCTGCTCGGGTAAGCTGAGCTGGCCGGCTCGCAGGGGAGATGCGCTCGCAAATGTGCACACGTGTGTGCACACAGATGTGTGCAGACAtgtacatgcacacatgcatatCCGTGCATACGTGGACATGCATGTGCACGCACGAGTGCGCATGCTGGCACACACTTGCACGCGCCTGCACATACGTGCACCCTTACACACATAAGAGCGAACAAGGACACATGCGCAGCCCCACGTGCGGACTTGCCGCTCTCCCGGCTgttccccttttttcctccccaagcTGAGACTGAAACCAGGGACAgaaggggtggggtgggaaagccccagctctgcccctgcctgggCGCAGGGGCCACCCCAGGGGTGGGTGGCAGTGGGCACAGCCATGCGTGGACCCCAGGGGAGTTGGGGCTGAGGGGTCCCTCCCTCTCTATAACCTCTGTGCGCTGTGCAGATCACTGAGCTCTCTAAGGAGGTCTTCAGGCTGAAGGAAGCCCTGAACGCCCTCCCCGAGTCCCGGGGACCATCACAGTCACCCCCCAACACTGCTGCGCTCCAGGCCAGGATCCGTGCGCTGGAGGAGAAGCTGGCGGTGGGTAGCGGGGGGTCTTGTGGCCGTCACCTGGTGGGTTCTGGGCTTCCACAAGCCCCCGGCCCTGTGCTCAAACCCACTCGCTCTCTTGCAGGAGACAGAAATGCAGCACAGCAAGGTGGTGACGCTGTACCGGAGCCACCTGCTCTATGCGGTGCAGGTGAGATGGGGATGTGGCCGTGGGCGAACTGGGGACACCGGGGCACTAGCCAGCCACACGTCAGTGCCCGTATGCACGTGGGAGGCAGCAAGGGTGCCAACCCGTGGGTGCATGGGCCACGCACAGAGACTCCCTGATGTCCCCTCTGACGTCCCCACCAATGTCCCCTTCACCCCAGGGCCACATGGATGAGGACGTGCAGAGACTCCTGTGCCAGATCCTGAAGATGCAGCGGCTGCAGGAGCAGCGCAGATGAGCCCCTGCCACCATGGCAGTGCCGCAGGGTTCAGTGGCGCAGCCAGTGACACGGCTGGGGGGCCAGGCCCGTGATAGCACCTTCTGTGCCCCTTTGCTTCTCCAGGCAGCACCCTGTCACtgccacacacacccccacacccacccAGCCCTGGGGGGCCTGTGCCAGCCCCCCTGCTGCCCCATGcaccccagcacagcagcaataAAGTATTTATACTCACATCAATGGGACAGTTCGTTTCTGGGGTGACAAGGGTGGGCACAGGGACACaggtgctgggggctggggggtaggttggcagagctggggatggTAGGGGATCAGTGCCATCATCTCCTCCAGCACCGATGTCCCCAGATGGGAGCGGGTGACCATGAAGGAAGCGGGGTGGTGGCATGGGAAGGGTTGAAACTCTCTTGGCCAGATCCAAAACCGCGTTCCTGCGGGtccagggcaggcagaggcCCCGTGCGTGGGAATCCCTGCGGAGCCACGCTGGGCGGCGGGTCCCCACTGGGAATGGTGTTTCCTGCGTGAGGAAGTGGGCTGAGGCCGACCGGGGCTGCGGCTTCCCGCACCGGTGGTGGCAGAACCTCTGGTCCCAGATGTCTGGCTCTGCTGCGGTGAACGTGACAGGGGACAGGGCTCCCCATGGGGCTGGGAGCTtagggggggtgttgggggctaGGGCTGGCCCCACAGCACCTTGCCCATGGTATGGGGAAAGCCAAGCTGAGCCAGCCCGCAGCCAGGGTGGGCGATGACAAAGGCAGGATCAGTCCCTGTGGTGCTGGGCTTGGTCACAGCGGGGAACTCAGCTCAGCCCCcaggctgggttttggggaggggggtgtctcTGTGAGGGACAGTCCCTCCCCAGATCccctgggaggtgggggccaTCCAAGTGTGCTGGCCCCTTCCCTGGCCAAGGCCCAGAGTGACTCGAAACCCCGATTCCGGGCACGGGACCGCAGGGGCGGCTGCAGGTCCCCGTGGGAAACCCCGGTCACACAGGGTACTTTCGCTCCCGCCTccgccccctcctccttcctggcAGCAGGATCTGGCCACTGCGGCGAGAAACcatcccctgtccccagggCGTGCGGCAAGGCcagaggggaaactgaggcacggcaCTGTGGGGTGGAGCGGAGACGGGTTTGAACCCTTGGCTTTAGGGCCATGTCCCTGGACCACCTGGGGACCTGTGGCCTTggtgtccctgctgtcccctgcCATGGGGTTTGACCatcctgcctgtccccacaGGTCCCTGGAACCGGGCAGCTCCGCTGAGTCTCCCTGACATGAAGTGGCTTTGGGTGGTGGCTTTTGTGGCACCTACCTGCACCATTCCCTACAACGGCACAGCGGGCAGCACTGGGGACGGAGGTatggggggacggggacaaTGGGGACAGAGGTATGGGGGCATGCGGGACTGGGGATGGAGGGACTGGGGCAGCTGGGATGGAGGTATGGGGGGACCTTGGGGAACAGGGAGGCTGGGGACAGAGGTATGGGGGACTGGGGAGGGATTGGGGGGCTGGGATGGAGGTtgggaggagtggggtggcGGGCTGGGGACAGttgggctgggggcagaggtATGGGGGCATGCAGGACCAGCGATAGAGGGACCAGGGGTCTGGAATGGAGGTATGGGGGGATCTGGGGCTACTAGAGACAGCAGGACTGGGcagactgggagcactggggatggagatggagggagcagggatggaggTATAGGGGCATCGGGGGTACTGGGGACACTGAGAGGACCGAAGACAGACTTACAGGGCATCTAAGGATAGAGGTATAGGGACATTGGAGGGATTGGGAATATGGGGGGACTGGTGATGGAGGAAtagggacactggggacatgAGGGGACCAAGGACAGAGGCACGAGAGCTGGGAGTATTGGGGAGGGAGGGGCACTGGGCTGCTGGAACAGAGTTGGGGGGCCCAGGGAGGCACAGACCCTTCCTGCCCCAGCGTCACACCCTACCCCTCCCTGCTGCGGCGTGTCCCCTTGACTCCCCTGCCAGGGACCAgaggggggacatgggggggttGCCCCAGGGGATGCACCCCATGCCCACTGCCATGTCCCCCAGGCCACTGCACCCTGCAGCACGGCACCCTGGGCACCGAGGTGCTGCTACGGTGCCCGGCCGCAGCGGAGGGGCCGGCTGAGTGGCGCCGGGGGGGGACTGTCCTGGGAACGTATCCTGCACCGGGGCTGGCCCTCCCCAACGCCAGCCTGGTGCACGAGGGCCGCTACAGCTGCCACCACCCTGGCACCGGCGAGACCTGGGCCACCACCTGCCTGCGGCTGGGCTGTGAGTGACCCTggccgtccccgtcccccccccgtgACCCCCGCTGCTGGCTGGGGGTCCCCTGGGGAGGCTGGCAGCGGGGTGATGACTGTCCCCCGCCCCAGatccccctgcactgcctgCTGTCGAGTGCTGGGCCATCAGCTATCCGCAGGCAGTGAACTGCTCCTGGGTCCTGACCCCCGAGCCGCTGCTGGACACTGACTTCGTGGCCACGTACAGGTCAGCGGGGGGGCCCCCGAGCTCCAGCTGAGCCCCCCCTCCCGTGCCTGCGTCGCAggtggggctgcaggcagggcagcctGCCCCTCGCCCAGCTCCCCTCTCCGTCCCCCCCCAGGCACGGCGTGTGGGGGGCCACAGAGACGGGCGAGTGCGTCCGTACGGGGCCACGGAGCTGCTCCTTCGGGGACGTGCAGATGTTCTCCCTCACCCCCTATGTGGTGAACGTAACGGCCGTGAACCCCCTGGGCACTGCCTCCAGactcctgcctttcctcctgGAGAACGTCAGTGAGTGCTGCTGGGACGGGCCTGGGTCCCCGCAGACCCCTCGCACTCAACCCCCTACCTCCCAAGCAGCGTTCCGCGCCTGGGTCTAATCCAGCCCTGGGGCTTCCTTTGGGCCTTTCCCCTCCGGTTTCCTCCCCTACTTGGGATGCGGAAACGTCAGTGCAATGATTTGCCGGGTCTCAGGCCATCTCCGCAGCCGGGATTGCGCAGCTCAGTcaatggggctgggggacacgtCATCACTGTCCCCAGCTGGCATCTCACACCTTCGTTGTCTCTCTGCTTCGTTAGTAAAGCCAGACCCCCCCGAAGACCTGCGGGTCTCACCCATCCCTGGGGAGACCaagaagctgctgctggagtGGAGCCCACCAGGGTCTTGGCCCTTCCCGGAGTACTTCCCGCTGAAGTATTGCATCCGCTATGCCCGGGGGGAGAGCTCTGTCACCAAAACGGTACTGCCCACCCCCCCGCTGCATCCCCCACCCTCCCACAGGGGGTAAACtgaggcagagctgaaggatGCATCCTCAAGCAAGGCTGTGTCCTGGCCCCCCGGCCCATGGGTGTCCCTAACCTCGCTCTACCCTTAGATCGGGCCATATGAACAGACATCTTACACCCTGACGGGAGTGCGACCCGGGACCCTCCACCGCATCCAGGTGGCCGCCAAGGACTTCACGGACTCTGGGGAGTTCAGCGCCTGGAGCCTGCCGGCCTCAGGGATGCCCTGGATGGAGCCATGACAGGCAGAACAGGGCCAGCGTCCCCTTCCCCATCCCGCTCCTCTCCCTTGTGCccactgtccccgtgcccccaGCAGCGTGGAGCCACCGGTACTGGAGGGACCCGCCAGAAACAGGCAATAAAACAGCTTGAGGCTCTGATCTCCATCCTGCTTTTGTAACGTTCTCCAGGAAGCAGCCGAGCTGCCCCTGGGGAAGGTCCCTTTGCTGTCTGTGAGGCCGGACAGGGCCAGCCCCGCCCTGGCCATGGGCAGAGGCGAGGACACCGGCCCCGATCACCTCAACTGGTCCATATGGCCAAGACTGGGCCCTGTGGAGGGTCCAGACCAGTCACtttgcctgcccccccccccccccccaaggctgTGGCTGGTCTCTGTGGCCTCAGCTGGTCCCTGGGACCCCGCCACGGCCCAGACTGGCCCCCCCAGGCCTGCACGGCCCCCGTGGCCCCTTTCCATGGTCTGAGCTGGTCTCTGGGACGCCCGCAGGCCCCGGCGACCTCTCGGGGTCCGGCTCTCACCCCCGGAACCTCTTTTCGGGTCACCGCGGGCGTGCGGACTTCTTGGAGGAGAGCACAGCTCGCTGACGGACGGCGGAGACAGCCAGTAGCAGGCGAGAATCCGCCTGCTTGTGGCCTGCCTCACCAATGAGCGGCGGAAGAGGGCGGGGCTATTTCCAGGAAGTGGAGGGTCGCAGCGGGGCTGGGCGGAGGCGGGGGGAATGGTGTGCGGCCATGTCGGAGCGGGAGGTGTTGGACGTGAGCTGGGGGGGCACCTTGGTCGCTGTGGGGGCGTACAGAGGCTGGGGGCGCTGGGGGGGCCCTGCTCGTTGTGGAGGGGTCCCCAGGCTGAGGGAATCTTCAGCGCTTCCCAGGTTGGAGGCGTTCCTGATGGCTGTAGGGGGCGTTCCCAGGCTGAAGGTGGGCCTTGGGGGGGGCTCTGATGGATTGAGAGGGGGCCCGCAGGCCGGGAGGGGTAGCTGGTGGGTGTGGGGAGTCTCACGCTGATCGTGGGTCCCagactgggggcggggggggggcggctgggctggggctcctggcagcactggcaggggctgcctgggcaaGCGGGTTAGGCCCTAAAATCATGGGGGGGCTCGCTGGGGGGGGTTGAGCCAAGGGCTCGGGGAGAGGCAGACACCGCTGCCAGGACTTGGCAGGGGGTGGTGGACGGCGCGTTTGGCCCCTGAGAGCGTACCTGGTTATTGGGGATGCTGGCTCCTGCTGCGTGGAGCTGATCCCTTAGGCTGATGTGGCAGCTGGGAGCCTGCCTGCCAGGGTTCACACTGCTCTGGGTGACTCTGCGCCCAGCACACACGCGTCTCTGCTCTGTCTCTGTAGAAATACTACTCGCCGGACTTCGATCCTGCTAAGATCCCAAAGCTCAAACTCCCAAAGGACCGACAGTATGTGGTGCGGCTGATGGCCCCCTTCAACATGCGGTAAGAGGGGCTGTGCCggtcagaaggaagaggctgtAGAAGAGAAGAGTTTGTTTAGGAGTTGTTTCACCTCTATGCGCTGCGGcggagctgctgccagcagccgtTAGACGTGACACAGACCAGAAGGAAAGgggtgagggagagggaagagatgcTGTGGGTGATTTGGGGGCTCTTTGAAGAGTAGGTACTGAATTTCGGAAGGCGAAAATAACCATTGCTCAGAATCCAGGCTGACACAGCCCGAAAAATCACTTGGACTTTTATTGGTCTGTTTGTTCTCTTCTTTTGATGTGTTATggacttctctttcttcttttttagttGCAAGACGTGTGGTGAATACATCTCTAAGGGGAAGAAATGCCCGTAAGGAGACTGTTCAGAATGAGATGTACTTGGGACTTCCCATCTTCCGTTTCTATGGTGCCCGGCAGAGATCACTTTCAAGGTgaagtattttctgtgttttctgggGAGGCTGCACGGTCTGCAGACTCAACTGAGCCTGGAAGCACGCGATCTACCCATACCTCATGGGAAGGAGGTGTCCTAGCAAAGACTGAGTCTAAGCGTGTGCTTTTTGgtgtttcttccctttttgtAGCGGTTCATAGTGCTAAAGTGTCTCGCCCAGCCAtgggcagggagctgcagcacaTCAGCTGGAGGAGAATGAAGGGAACGTGGGCGCCGAGGTCTGCCCTGCGATGTGAGTGAAATTGGGAAATGTTCGCCTGGAGCTACGGAAGTGGTGACAGGATGGCTGGAGCGGAGTTGTCCCAATACAATGACGTTGCTGTCCTGCATTTTCCTTAGATCTTCAGAACGCCGTGGAGCACAGAGCCACTCGGAACTTGCAAGCTGAGAAAGTcttggaggaagaggagaagatgatgcaggaggagaggggaaaaggaggagagaaacaatccctggcaaaaaaaaaaatccccagggCGCTGTGAAGGGCAGCAGGGCCCTACCCAGTCCCCTTCAAAGCCCGGCTGAGCCCCTGGAGAGCTCTGCAGTGCAGAAGGGTCTTGCCTGGACCCGTTAagcccggccccagccccggggtCTCTCTCTGGCCGGTGGCAGAGCAGCCTGCGGAGCCCGGCCTCAGCCCCGGGGTCTctggagggaggcagggcagCCCTTGAAGCCCGGCCCCAGCCCAGGGTGTCTCTCCGGAGGGCGGCAGGGCAGCCTGCggggctcggcccggcccggcccggtcccGGGGCTCTGGGGGTCCCGGTGCtgccccgcccgcccccccccccaacttggTGGTGCGGTGCGGCCGCTAGGTGGCGCTGTTCGCACATGCGCAACGCCAGCGGCGAAGCCGGTCTCCGCTTTCCCGCCCTTCCTCGGCGGTAGGGCAGGCGGGGTCGTGCGCATGCGCAGTGTGGGCCTGCCGCGGTGGCGGTCCAGCAGCGTAGGCGCTCCCCGACGACGCATGCGCAGTGCGGTCCGGCGGGGCGCGGAGGCGGTGGCCCTCGGGCTCCCGCATGCGCAGTGCAGCGCCATGTTGGACTCCTGGGGATGGCGGGAGCTGTAGTCTTCTGGCACTGGGCTTCCAGAATGCCGTAGAGCGCCGTAGAGCATCGCACACCATCTCGGGAGCTGTAGTCCTTGGCGTAGCCTTCTTCGAACTCCTCTTGTTCCTTCAATTCCCTCCCCAGGCCCTCATTTTTGTCTCTGAGCCGCCTTTTGTCCTTCTGGCCCCTTCAGGACCTCCCTACTTCTGTCACAAGTCCCGCTGAATTCTTCTTTGTGCCCCACAGCTGTCTTTTATCCCTTTGGATCCCTCTTGTTCCCTCAGAACACCTCCCGAGGTCTTTTTTTTGTGCCCTGCAGCAGTTTTCATCCCCTGTGCTATCTAGGATGACTCTGTTCACTCCCTCACCCTGTGATGACAATCTGTACTCTGCTCGGATCCCATCCCGAGTTCTTCATTGTGTCCCCAGGCAAGGGAAGGTGAGGGGccaccaacagctttcagtcCCGGCCACTTCTGTGTGGGAGCCCTGGATGGTGGGTCTGTGTTTTGGACCCAGGCTCTGGCGAGAGTGAGGGGCTTGGTGAGGGTGAGGATTAGGTGGTAGAGCAACCACAGAGCCCCGCAAGCACCCtcaccccagcacagcccttttCCAGGGTGCTGACCTCCAGTGTTCCCCAGGGATTTTATCGGGCTTTGCCAGGGCACGGGCAtggccctgctgccctccagagAGCCCCAGGGCCTTTGCTGGGCTTTGCTGTTACCTGCAAGGAGCCCTCCTTCTCTTCAGAATTCCCTGAGTCCTTGTCCATGTTCAGCCAAAGCCCTGGCGGGGCTCTCCTGCCTTCCAGAGAGCCCCAGAGCTTTTGCCAGGATCCGCAAGGAGCCGTGCATCTCTCCAGAGTTCTCCGAGTCCTTTGCCAGGACCCTACTGCCCTCCAGATTTTCCTGGCACCTTCACCAGCCTTTGGAGGGGCCTGGGCAGTGTCCTTCTGCCCTCCAGAAAGCCCCAGAGCCTTCAGCAGGCTTTGCCTGGGCCCAGGCAGTGCTTGCTGTCCTTAAAGGGCGTTTTGGAAAAGGGCTCGTTCATCTCGTGCAGTGAAGTTCCATCTTGCTCCAGCTGATGGCACGATTGGGAGCGTGTAGAGCAGAGATTTTTCCCAGGAAGATAGACGGCATGTTGGACAAAGTCCCAGTTCTCCTGCTCGAGTATTTGATATTGTACAGCGTGGGTCTCAGCCTCGCACCACACCAGTATTCCCACCAATAATGAGTTCAGAGAAGAGCCTGTTTCttataaaaggagaaaataaatacaagccAGGGCAAGTCACTAGGTCAGAGATGAGACAAGAGTTATCTGCAGGACAAGCAACCAGCAGTTTGAGGCTGTAAAGGAGTTGAAGCCATAGGAATGGGCTCCCACCAGCAGGAGTTAATGGCATGT comes from Haliaeetus albicilla chromosome 8, bHalAlb1.1, whole genome shotgun sequence and encodes:
- the ANKRD24 gene encoding ankyrin repeat domain-containing protein 24 isoform X2 yields the protein MAARRLLLNTMKQICLCAAASFASQDWTKNDEKLLQAVDYNDAGRVTSLLVRKGLVPTKLDSEGKSAFHLAAMRGNVDCLEAMLAHGVDAMTKDSSGYTALHLASKHGHPQCVSKLLQASCPVDVADGSGRTALHHAAVSGCISCSEILCDFKAPLNIKDKDGSTPLILAAKMSHSELCRYLLHRGAAVNSRDLQGRTALMLACENGSVETVEVLVNAGARVAVVDSTGHDATHYSLATGNALIQHFLQEAAPRQSWASEEESTEQTSQTSSPSQLSVREKSSTPRKRKAPLPPLGTPSQEDRDAYEEIVRLRQERAQFLQKIRGLEQQEKQRREVPRAELDEGSLRSMEKQIQELEERLAARDGEKEQLGKEVEALRSRLSSLENEKENTSYDIETLQDEEGDPLEFPGAELLLSKKTLSPSAEELLATLQGQVQSLTVQNKELREKIQVLENYERDESNPSTPGDFVPASLYNALQRELEQLRAQRLDTRDEAGGQPERQTGASEQTPEQIGEGSMAQRLAEEPAWTWGECKAALGELQVPHMQTSSSVAKREASAELAEARAALRQMQAALEEREQRVKELQARLDAGAEAAEATASLGASLEEASREKEALLERCGRAEAEAEALRRELEAKTRDWRAAGGPEPEPGVLERRVAELVQQHEEVTAQLGQLRETLGRREAELGTLREQLAARPVGRREHEEALARLRQAQAEAEGRVPREEHARATAALEEQAQALRERAARLEAAAEAKGREAARLEAELAAAVPRGEHEAAQAGLRAEAAALAQRLDELSRRHEKTCEEVFRVQRQALFMKSERQAAEERLAAAQKQLAEAQDEARRMQELHGHAEDSARLVRDRDRKITELSKEVFRLKEALNALPESRGPSQSPPNTAALQARIRALEEKLAETEMQHSKVVTLYRSHLLYAVQGHMDEDVQRLLCQILKMQRLQEQRR
- the ANKRD24 gene encoding ankyrin repeat domain-containing protein 24 isoform X4, with the translated sequence MKSLKAKFKKADSQDWTKNDEKLLQAVDYNDAGRVTSLLVRKGLVPTKLDSEGKSAFHLAAMRGNVDCLEAMLAHGVDAMTKDSSGYTALHLASKHGHPQCVSKLLQASCPVDVADGSGRTALHHAAVSGCISCSEILCDFKAPLNIKDKDGSTPLILAAKMSHSELCRYLLHRGAAVNSRDLQGRTALMLACENGSVETVEVLVNAGARVAVVDSTGHDATHYSLATGNALIQHFLQEAAPRQSWASEEESTEQTSQTSSPSQLSVREKSSTPRKRKAPLPPLGTPSQEDRDAYEEIVRLRQERAQFLQKIRGLEQQEKQRREVPRAELDEGSLRSMEKQIQELEERLAARDGEKEQLGKEVEALRSRLSSLENEKENTSYDIETLQDEEGDPLEFPGAELLLSKKTLSPSAEELLATLQGQVQSLTVQNKELREKIQVLENYERDESNPSTPGDFVPASLYNALQRELEQLRAQRLDTRDEAGGQPERQTGASEQTPEQIGEGSMAQRLAEEPAWTWGECKAALGELQVPHMQTSSSVAKREASAELAEARAALRQMQAALEEREQRVKELQARLDAGAEAAEATASLGASLEEASREKEALLERCGRAEAEAEALRRELEAKTRDWRAAGGPEPEPGVLERRVAELVQQHEEVTAQLGQLRETLGRREAELGTLREQLAARPVGRREHEEALARLRQAQAEAEGRVPREEHARATAALEEQAQALRERAARLEAAAEAKGREAARLEAELAAAVPRGEHEAAQAGLRAEAAALAQRLDELSRRHEKTCEEVFRVQRQALFMKSERQAAEERLAAAQKQLAEAQDEARRMQELHGHAEDSARLVRDRDRKITELSKEVFRLKEALNALPESRGPSQSPPNTAALQARIRALEEKLAETEMQHSKVVTLYRSHLLYAVQGHMDEDVQRLLCQILKMQRLQEQRR